The Fluviicola sp. genome segment TTCTTCATACACGCCATCCCACAATTGCTTGCGCATTTCCAGGGATTTGATCGAGTAGGTTTTCGCTTCTTCCCATTTTTGAGAGTCGTTTCCACACAATTCGCTGACCATCTGAAGGGCCAGGTGTCCGTGATGATCTCCGTCCACTTCAATGTGACGGTCCAGGTAGAACTTGAACGTGGTCAATTGAGCCGGGAATTTGGCATTCAAATCGCTGACAATGTTGTGGAACATATTCGGGATGAGGTCTTCTCTTCCGAAGGTAAATACAGCCGCGATCACATGCGGTTTTTTTGTTGCAATGACCTCGAATGTAAAGCGGAGGAAACGTTTTGCCGCTTCAGGAATAGAAACTGCTTCAATAGCTTCCTCCACGGTTTTCCCCTGCTGGATTTGAGCAAAAAGCGCATCGATTCCTTCACGTGAAGCCCCGGTTTGCTCCATCGCTTCCAGGTACAATTCGAAATGGCTTTTACGGATACCGTCTCCGTTTTTCACATCTTCTTCCGAAGCCAGGTCGG includes the following:
- a CDS encoding DUF3050 domain-containing protein, with translation MTQEIKQIQAGLEEVRQEVVNHPSYKAIQSIEDIRIFMEHHIYAVWDFMSLLKALQNQLTCTQVPWFPVGSAEVRYLINEIVCGEESDLASEEDVKNGDGIRKSHFELYLEAMEQTGASREGIDALFAQIQQGKTVEEAIEAVSIPEAAKRFLRFTFEVIATKKPHVIAAVFTFGREDLIPNMFHNIVSDLNAKFPAQLTTFKFYLDRHIEVDGDHHGHLALQMVSELCGNDSQKWEEAKTYSIKSLEMRKQLWDGVYEEMKKHQPV